Genomic DNA from candidate division WOR-3 bacterium:
ATGAAAGGGAAGGAGCAATCACAGATATTTTATATTTTAAACCGATAAAAAGGAGGAAATAAATGCCCTTTAAAGATTTTATTGAAAGATTAAGTGATGTAAAAGTGCAAAAAGGTGATATTCCGGTTTGGTGGCTTTATACTGTGGGAAATGGTGGAGAAATTTTTTATAATGGGTTAAAAGAGGGAAAAATTAAAGGAAGTTACTGTGAGAATTGTGAATCAATAATTTTGCCTCCAAGAATTTATTGTGAGGATTGTTTTGAGAGAATTGAGAAATTTGTTGATGTTGAAGGTCCCTTTGTTGTTCTTGCTATGACTCAATCTTATCTTGATTTAGATGGAAATCCTCTTGATAAGCCTCAAAAAATTGCCCTAATTGGTGTTCCTGATGCTAAAGGTGGAATAATACATTTTCTTGATCCTGATACTGAGATAGATACAGGGGACATAGTTGAACCAATTTT
This window encodes:
- a CDS encoding zinc ribbon domain-containing protein, which translates into the protein MPFKDFIERLSDVKVQKGDIPVWWLYTVGNGGEIFYNGLKEGKIKGSYCENCESIILPPRIYCEDCFERIEKFVDVEGPFVVLAMTQSYLDLDGNPLDKPQKIALIGVPDAKGGIIHFLDPDTEIDTGDIVEPIFNEDRVGSLKDIKYFTIKK